A region of Myxococcus stipitatus DSM 14675 DNA encodes the following proteins:
- a CDS encoding threonine/serine ThrE exporter family protein: MAVPPEIAESLQRHAPPSGPSVAFALRLAEALHRYGTPAHRLEDLMKRVSGRLGLEGRFFSTPTSLFASFGPPEALRTSLIRVEPGDMDLERLTLLDVLADDVIHARLSPAEGALRVEAILARPPRFGPVLQVLCWALAGGAGARLFGGGLKEMAVATVSSLLIGILSEVTQRQPSSARVLEPVAAILSSSLAVLAASFLGTMSIQVATLAGLIVLLPGLTLTVALNELATRHLISGTSRLTGAAVVFLQLGFGVALGSRLAEVLPPPPVVPPLPPLPAWTQAVSLAVAGVSIGVLFRARPRDWGWIAAAGTFAFLGARVSSGLLGPQLGAFVGAVLLGIGGNTLARLRNKPSVTIVVPGLMLLVPGSVGFRSLSSLLERDVVAGVDTAFNMLMVAVALVAGLLSANALVPPRKVL, translated from the coding sequence GTGGCTGTCCCCCCTGAAATCGCCGAATCGCTCCAGCGCCACGCGCCGCCCTCGGGCCCCTCCGTCGCCTTCGCGCTGCGCCTGGCCGAAGCCCTCCACCGCTACGGCACGCCCGCGCACCGCCTGGAGGACCTGATGAAGCGCGTGTCAGGCCGGCTGGGGCTCGAGGGGAGATTCTTCTCCACCCCCACGTCCCTCTTCGCGTCCTTCGGCCCGCCGGAAGCCCTGCGCACCAGCCTCATCCGCGTGGAGCCCGGGGACATGGACCTGGAGCGCCTCACGCTGCTGGACGTGCTCGCCGATGACGTCATCCACGCCCGCCTGTCGCCCGCGGAGGGCGCGCTGCGCGTGGAGGCCATCCTCGCCCGCCCGCCGCGCTTCGGGCCGGTGCTCCAAGTCCTCTGCTGGGCCCTGGCCGGAGGAGCCGGCGCCCGTCTCTTCGGCGGTGGGCTGAAGGAGATGGCGGTCGCCACGGTGAGCAGCCTGCTCATCGGCATCCTGAGCGAGGTGACGCAGCGCCAGCCCTCCTCCGCGCGCGTGCTGGAGCCCGTGGCCGCCATCCTGTCCTCGTCGCTCGCCGTCCTCGCCGCGAGCTTCCTGGGCACGATGTCGATTCAGGTCGCCACGCTGGCGGGCCTCATCGTCCTCCTGCCCGGCCTCACGCTGACGGTGGCCCTCAACGAGCTGGCGACGCGCCACCTCATCTCCGGGACCTCGCGCCTCACCGGCGCCGCCGTCGTCTTCCTGCAACTGGGCTTCGGCGTCGCGCTGGGCAGCCGGCTCGCGGAGGTGCTTCCGCCGCCGCCCGTCGTCCCGCCGCTCCCGCCGCTCCCCGCCTGGACCCAGGCGGTGTCCCTGGCCGTCGCGGGCGTGTCCATCGGCGTGCTGTTCCGCGCGCGGCCTCGCGACTGGGGATGGATTGCCGCGGCGGGCACCTTCGCGTTCCTCGGGGCCCGGGTGAGCTCGGGCCTGTTGGGCCCCCAGCTCGGCGCCTTCGTGGGCGCCGTCCTGCTGGGCATCGGCGGCAACACGCTGGCGCGGCTGCGCAACAAGCCCTCCGTCACCATCGTCGTGCCGGGACTGATGCTGCTCGTGCCCGGCAGCGTGGGCTTCCGCAGCCTGTCGTCACTGCTGGAGCGCGACGTCGTGGCCGGCGTGGACACGGCCTTCAACATGCTGA
- a CDS encoding pseudouridine synthase, protein MARRSKTPRWLEAARRRGTEGVPEGGRADWLARALGRAGVMPRASAEAAIRAGRVEVDGQVEVEPFAPVGPGRVVRVDGRECSLDARPWVLLFHKPAGPVVHGSDPEGVGTVFERLRAVLPESLQGYEWYAVGRLDRDTTGLLLFTNDERFVRHGTAPETHLPKRYVARVEGRPGEVALQRLREGVALEDGLTRPAEARLREVDAVELTLTEGRHHQVKRMLAAVGHPVVTLHREAVGRVALDVAEGAFRVLRDEEVAEGLGFRVEQGSV, encoded by the coding sequence ATGGCGCGGAGGAGCAAGACGCCCCGATGGTTGGAGGCGGCGCGGCGGCGGGGCACGGAGGGCGTGCCCGAGGGAGGCCGGGCGGACTGGCTGGCGCGCGCCCTGGGGCGGGCAGGGGTGATGCCCCGGGCCTCCGCGGAGGCCGCCATCCGGGCGGGCCGCGTGGAGGTGGATGGACAGGTGGAGGTGGAGCCCTTCGCGCCGGTGGGGCCGGGGCGCGTGGTGCGCGTGGATGGGCGGGAGTGCTCCTTGGACGCACGGCCGTGGGTGCTGCTGTTCCACAAGCCGGCGGGGCCGGTGGTGCATGGCTCGGACCCGGAGGGCGTGGGCACGGTGTTCGAGCGGCTGCGCGCGGTGCTGCCGGAGTCACTCCAAGGCTACGAGTGGTACGCGGTGGGTCGGCTGGACCGGGACACCACCGGGTTGCTGTTGTTCACCAATGACGAGAGGTTCGTTCGTCATGGCACGGCTCCGGAGACACACCTGCCCAAGCGCTACGTGGCGCGGGTGGAGGGACGTCCGGGGGAGGTGGCGCTCCAGCGGCTCCGGGAGGGCGTGGCGCTGGAGGATGGGCTGACGCGTCCGGCGGAGGCTCGGCTGCGAGAGGTGGACGCGGTGGAGCTCACGCTGACGGAGGGACGGCACCATCAGGTGAAGCGGATGCTCGCCGCGGTGGGGCATCCGGTGGTGACGCTGCATCGTGAGGCGGTAGGGCGCGTGGCGCTGGACGTGGCCGAGGGGGCCTTTCGAGTGCTGCGCGACGAGGAGGTGGCGGAGGGGCTGGGGTTCCGCGTGGAGCAGGGCTCGGTCTGA
- a CDS encoding RBBP9/YdeN family alpha/beta hydrolase, producing the protein MSRSLVIVHRWDGRPNTDFYPWLSERLLQPPAPFDTVHTLDMPQPSAPTIDGWVSTLTRTLGPVPDASTVFLGHSVGCQAILRYLATLSEGHRVEGAVLVAGWFDVARRWDALQPWLDTPIDFTRVRAALGRCVVLLSDGDPFTPDWRRNRQLWEEHLGAEVRVIPGARHFNNPREPAVLEAVLSCFGP; encoded by the coding sequence ATGAGCCGCTCCCTCGTCATCGTCCATCGCTGGGATGGACGCCCCAACACCGACTTCTACCCGTGGCTCTCCGAGCGGCTGCTGCAACCGCCCGCGCCCTTCGACACGGTCCACACGCTGGACATGCCCCAACCCAGCGCGCCCACCATCGACGGCTGGGTCTCCACACTCACGCGAACTCTCGGCCCCGTGCCGGACGCATCCACGGTCTTCCTCGGCCACAGCGTGGGGTGTCAGGCCATCCTCCGCTATCTCGCCACGCTCTCGGAGGGCCACCGCGTGGAAGGCGCCGTGCTCGTCGCGGGTTGGTTCGACGTCGCCAGGCGATGGGACGCACTGCAGCCCTGGTTGGACACGCCCATCGACTTCACTCGCGTCCGCGCGGCGCTGGGCCGCTGCGTCGTCCTGCTCTCGGACGGAGACCCGTTCACGCCCGACTGGCGGCGCAACCGCCAGCTCTGGGAGGAGCACCTGGGCGCCGAGGTCCGAGTCATCCCCGGTGCCCGCCACTTCAACAACCCACGCGAGCCCGCGGTCCTCGAGGCCGTCCTGTCCTGCTTCGGCCCGTGA